The nucleotide sequence tggattgcagtcaggtgcttcttgttttctgcacaaatctcattggttcaactgtttgtgctggatcagttggaacaaaaacctgcacccacagtggccctcgaggaccggtttgcccacccataTTATACACCAAACTATTTTTTCAAACACATATTTTTCGAGTGCTGAGGAATGCAATCCTAATCCTTGTATGTCTTAATggtcattccagaattggaggATATTTTACATGCTGTGGGTcctatgtggaatttgcatattctcctttgtgggttttctccgggtattccggtttcccccacgcccccccaaaaattgcATGCTAACCTGGTTAAACACTTGAAATTTTGGCTTGGTTTGGATGCAAGCTCGAATGGtggtttgtctcattgtgccctacaattggctggcaataAGTTGAGGTTCTACACTGAttattgggataggctccagcacccccgcgagccttgtggggataagtggGACAGCAAATGAATTGATAGATTTACATTGGCACTAAATAACTGTAAGTAGAATCAAAATATACCTCAAAcgtgattaaaaaaagagaaaaacattcaATCGACGTTGGCCGCTCATCATGCACATTCTTGACATAAATGTGCACGGTGACCTTCAACGAATGTTTCTTATAAATACAGAAGCGGTTTTGATGATAAATGCGTCAAATTACTAACCCGCTGTCTGGAAAAATAGGGTGGTGGTTGTGTTTACCTGCAACAAGTGGCTCTTGTCTGCGTAGCCTTTGACAAACAACCAAAATAGAGTTTTTGACAAAGTGGGTCCGGGCAAGTCATCGATGGTCTTTAGTTTGCCCGCTTCGGTCCTTGCCTGGACGAGTGTTCTGGTCCAAAAGCTGGCCGAATCTCCATGTCGGTACTTTGAAAAGAGGCGAGGTGCAGAGAAGGACATTTTCTTATTGCAGTGTGCTCCAGACTACCTAAAATGACTCTCCGCTGTTGTTCAGATTTGGGCGTCAATCTGTCTGTTGTTTTTAACACCATCTAGTGGGCAAAATGTGCCACTGCATTTAAGGAACTGCCTTGTTCTACTTGAACAGCGTGGCCGGAAGAAACCAGAGGTATATGAAAAGAATTTAGgatttaatcctaaaaaaaaaaaaaaaaaaaacatttccaaggtaaTAAATAGTTTTTTAGCTATTCAGATTATCTCGGAAAAAGTTAcagtttgtgattttttttaaaatatcgtttttttttttaattcatttaaatattttttgtctcttttctaAATAATTCCACCTTCTCAGGTGTATTTTactccaatttttaaaaatgtttttctccgTTTATCcaagttttatttttcagttttacgagtgttttttcccctgtttctctggttattttttctgttcaccaaaTAATTtccctcagtttttttttttcttgctcaatTTTCaacttttggaataattttgtcagattttttggTAACCGGCCCATATTCTGAAATATGTTCAGAATAATATAaactaatattttgaaaaattgtgTTTGGAGACTCAGAAAAACAGGTGGAGTAATTCTTTGGGCGTCATGACCATACCTCCCAAAATTACTCATATTACATCCTGAAATTACTCAGAAAAGCTACTCAAttactcaatttaaaaaaataaatcatcaatcaaAATGCATGAGTCCaaaaaattcttttaaaaaatcccttaagaaaattaaatacaaatcccAATTGgatgaataacttttttttattgtgtggcTTTGAAAAAGCCAGCCTCAGAGACTGGAATGTTTTTACAGGAGTTCAGTTAATACACCAGGTTACATTTTCATCTGTGAGGTAGAAATAAGGTTGCAATCAATTTGGGTAAAACAATGAATCAAATTTACCATTGAAAGAAAACTACACATCGATGTgaacaaaagaaaagcaaatatacttgaaaaacaaagaaaccaacaccattttttaaaaaccttcCAAAGTGGTTTATCAATTGCTAATGTAAAAGCCACAACATTTAAACCAACTTTTTGAATACAGCATTTAATAAAATGCAACGAGCCACTTCTTCATGCACAACAATGCACTATAAAATGATTGTTAATATGGCAAAAAgcataaatattataaaattgcttaaaaacaacatgcactcattttaatgaaattacATGTACAAAGGGAAGTTCCCACAAATACCTTTACAAACAGTCTCACTGAGTTTTGAACCCAAGATTACCAttcatatttattcaattttctaGCTTGTCAAACAAGCAGGAAGCAGATGCATAAAGTCTTCTTAGACTCAAGACTGGCTTTCAATGAATttgttaccatttttttttctcataaaatcAGGGAATCCTgcccaaaaaatgacttttaagtaCACTTTGTATGCgactagaaaaaaaactgttccaaATAAATTGTAGTTTTCAGAAAACATACAAAACACAAAGAGTTTTAGTCAGGTTGGGTGCAaataaacaccacaaaaactgaCTAATGTGCACTGAGCAAAGCACAAAAAACAGCATGGCTAGAAATAAGTAAAGCATTTCaaataaagtaagaaaaaataaataaacacaattaaaacaaacaatcgACAGATGCCGACGGGgctcaaatgaacaaataacGACCGACAGGAAGGGAAAAAAGTGATGAGGTGATTGCACAGGAAACATTAGCCACATAATAAAggctaaaaagaaagaaaaaaaagtgtgagtcAATATAACCGCTATttaaatgcaccaaaaaaaacctATACAATCTAATCCGCTCATTTGGACACTTGTTAAACCTAAAGACTGGTATACATCATACCCAAAGGATAAACACAATAAACAATGAGAGCACTTAGTTTACAAATGATTTCATTCACTACGATTGACGGCGATAGAAGTCCAATCGTTTTTGGCTGGGAGGCCCTCTatcagtccaaatggattggacgtctatcaccgtcaatgagAGCCATTGAGTAAAAGACAGAGGTCTGTTGCTGTTTCATGAGTAAATGTGTGAACCTGATAGATACTCTTCTTCCACTTGTTAGAcacatggataaaaaaaatcaaaatcaaatttaGTAAACCCttttccatgcatttttttacactgacAGCACATGACTAGGTATTTGATACCAAATTTATACATAATTGAACCTACATTTGAAATGCAGACATGGGTGTTTATTTCGAcgtcatattttcttttatatccTGTAtgaagttggatttttttttagtttttttgccaaattagTTTTGGGATAATTGTACTATGTGTTATTATTATACCGCCAAACTAAAGCTGGGTTCACATCGGTCAAGTTTTATTTTCGCGTCGAGTTTAGATACAAAGTCAATATAATCGCAGGTTTAAGAGCCGTTGGACCAGATACGACCAAGATGAACTTTGGCGTTGCAAGAAGATAGTTTTAGTTAAACTTTTTGCCACAGATTTCAACGTTGAGGAGAAAAAACAGCCAATTAAATACTATTTCTCATTCACGGGACTTCTGTTGGCAAGTGAGGAGCTCCCTCACATCCTGTCaacaaaaagtcaaagaaaaaaaaacgaccatgAGAATAAAGTAAAACTTTTATGAGATTAAAGTCGCAATATTACAAGATGTAAGTCATACATTGAGTCGCAATACTACGAGATAAAAGTCATAACGAGAAGGAAGTCGTATATTGTAATactatgatttttaaaaaaaaaaggtgcgaTATTACGAGATTCAGGGCATTATATTACGCATTATATAAGATTTCTATAATATTACAAGACAAAGTCGTAATGTCAAAAAATTAGATTCGTAATATTACGAgaataaaattgtaatttcacaaaattaaagatgtaataTTATTAGAATAATGTTGTGAcctttatgaggataagcaatacagaagttgaataaataaagtcattataatgcttatttttatgtgtaattAATTAATGTTTGGTTTCTCAGACTTTTTGCTACCTAAGGGCTACGTCAACACAAAACTGCTTTTAGTGTAATATTATGAGAATAAGGTATTAAAAATAGGAGAAAAATGTCATAATATTAAAAGATCAAACCCATGACAGGGCCTatgtctattattattattagagtaTTTATATTTCTGTTGTAAACCGAAAGTTGTTTCGTTTCGCGGACTTCGACCCTTTGGTGCCGTGGGGACTTTGTAAACACAAAACTACTTTTGGCATAATattacgagaaaaaaaaaacttgtttttacaTTACGAACCTGAAGCGGTTTGGTTTCAATGACTTTTGGCAATGTAAGGATAGTGTGAACAACCAGAATTGTTTTTAGCGCAACGGTTGCCAGATAAGTGCCCTGGAATAGAGAATTAAGCCGCATTATCATACCATAGTTGAATTTATATCAGAATAGATAGTGGCTGACAGATGACACACTTATGTTAGCAATGACCATGTGAACATACACCAACTGTTGTATTCTACAACCTGTCTCTTACATACCAAACATTAAATAAGTACATGATAGTCTTCATATGTAAAGGGATTGAAATTGCCCTGGGGTTAAGTTTTaacatgaatgaatattcaattttagtGAGGTAGGTTAACAcaaagataaacaaaaaaagctgttaTCCAAGCTCCTGGTTAGTTTCTATAGCCATGATGGGAATGGTgctttttggactatttttctcaacatatactgtattttccagactataagttgcactttttttcatagtttgaccGGGCCTGCGACTAATATTCAAGTGCgactttccttttgtttttttcaccacAAAAGCCTgttgagttgtttttttctaggtgataattatctgaaaaacttaTGTTAACTGACTCCCATTTCGCCCGTTGTTTTCCCATTTTACTTTTGTTACTTAAAtgcatgtttgttcttggtttctgatttcttttttttaaatggtccccccaaaaaaggcgaCTTAAACTCCAGTACGACTcatattatttttctcttcaCTGGGTGGTGCGagttatagtccggaaaatacagctATATCCAGATTGGCAAAGAAAGCCGTTCATCGACAGTTTCCACAACGTCTCTTAATTCTTTTATCCATTTCATTTCCACTAACCGACCAAAATATGTATACGATTAAAGACACTATTTTTGTACTGGACCCTGGATGCTATGCATATAGAACGAGCATGCCAACTTTGTGCCTTTTCCAAATGTCTATTTACCAAAGTAAGATtgtaaaaatcaaaaacatcacCTGTCGAGGAGAAATTGTGTGACTTTGAGATGAGTCATAACATTTTCACTTGTCTACATTGATTGACAGCATCCCTAATGTATTTCATTGTCTTATTTCTGATGTTGTCATGACTCAAAATAAGATAAGTAGATTTTGTTTGCCCCAGCTTCACATGATTTGTAAGTACGTAATACCAATGCATTTTgggtattttaaaatgttaggGCCATTCAATGAATATATAATTGAAGTGCATTTCTTACATAGGGCTCCCTTAAATGCTCtcaattcatcaaaaaaatggaaataaatacttAATAAATCATGAACATATAGAAGAAGAGGCCGCTGCAGGATGCTCATCACAGCTTTAACAAGAAAGAGTACCTGAAGTTGAGATTTGGATGCCTTTTCTTAAAGGGGTCGTCACTCGGTGGGGTCGCTGTCCTGACTGCTGTACTCGGCGGTCTCCATTTTAAGAATATAGGGGATTATGCTGTCAATGGAGACGTTACCAATCAAACCGGTGAAAAAGAGCTCCTCTGTGATGTTGGAGTTCATGAGGCGCAGCGCAGGGAGGCGGGTCAGGATGCGGGTCAACCTAAAGACACAATTTTTGGCCTTAGGTTTAGAACTTTTCAAATCAATATGTACGGAAGATTAGCGCTGAAATGATGGCTGAATTTTTAGCAAACTCATTTCCAAGAGATGTTGCCAAAAATATTTGTTGTCTGTTTGTTTCTATTTGCTTAGTAAGGTTTTCTTTTAGAAACTgactacagtcgtacctctactcgcgaaatgaattggttcgaagacttttttcgtaacttgaaaattttgtaaccGGAAGTATgcctttatatgtaaattctctaattttaaaattggtcaaagtgtcccaattttgcatgaaaaatgtgaggaaacacaaaaatgagagaaaattataaggaaatgatttattaatatcttaaaataaataaagcatatgaaaatgtgcccagCGCAGCTGAAATATCTCCCTCTGTGGATGTTACAGATGTAATATCTCTGTTCGTCCGCCATATGGTGACAAGAACCCGTTGTACCAGTACCGAAAGCCGTCTACTTTggagtacattttagacttttaagtgtgccctatgtgtgtgtgtgtgtgtgtgtgtgtgaaaatatgttttacagTTTATACAGTTTTTAATTGCTCAATATggggaatttaaaataaaataacagattagGAGATGAATTTACTTTTTAGGGAATTTCATAACGTGGATCTTcttcgtatctcgagtcactcatatgcatataaaaaattTGGCAACCTGACACTTTCGTACCGAgaggaatttgtaagtagacgTATGACTGTATTTAAAATTTTATACAAAGCGGGCAAAAAGATGATTGACCGAAGTGTCATACCGAGCTCATCCCAATTGCTTTCTTAAAATAGCTTGTAAGCCACCGAAGGCCACAAGATTTGTAAACATAGCACAGTTCCTGAAAGAAAAGCTTTCACTCTAAACTCTAAATACATAATTATACATTTAATTTAGTAAGATTCCCTTTCATACCTGTAGGTGTCGTCGGGATATGTTTTCTGTACATAATCCTGCAGCTCCATCAAGGCTTTTTCTTGAAACTTTTCCACCTGTCCGCCACAGTCCACACCGGGATGATCTGACGGCATGGTAAAAAAGTATTGATTTTCTCAACTTTGTTGTCCttaaatcatttgaatattCACCAGAGGAGGGAGACTTTACAACTCACCTGGACTGAATAAGACGATGGCCTTCAGGTAGGCGTATTCGTAGCTATCTGTCTCCAGCCGGGTCATGCTGTTACAGAACTCCTGAAACTTCCAGATGTGTTCCATCACCTGCTTCACCCTTTCCCCTGACAGCTTGTCTACAAGATAACATCTGTCAACCATCACCATCAAGTGACATATACAAGTGGCCTACTCTGAAGATTTTTCACGATAATGTGCGACTACTTTGCTATGACTAAATCATCCTTTTATGCCTGCTTGTGAAATGAGAACATTTTGCTACTACTACGCGTTATCTTGAACCATACCATCCTGAATGCTACTCTGAAGGTGGTTGACAATGGCAGTCAAGATGGTGGACAGGTTCATGACGTGTGCACATTGAGCGAGACCAAGAGTGAATAGCTCGTTCCAGCAGGCTCGCACCAAGCCTGTGTTTTCTTCCTGCCTGAGAAAGAGTCGTGGCAATGTAATAGACCATCAGCTTTATTGGAAAACTCATAATGTTTGCACAACGCAAAGCCTAAACGTTGTATAATACCATCTTTGCTGTCATCTTTTCGTCAAGAAAatgaattgtcatttttttggttttgtttctaaaaaaaacagttgacgTTCTTAGCTCAATGTTCAGTAGTTTTCAACTGAAAATTGAATGGTTACTACTTAATAATACTGCTAATAGTTATAGTATGCTCATACCTTGTTTACTTGTCCCTAATCGTGCTATGCTGGTAGGCTTACCCAAGAGCCAAGAAGGCAGGGATGGAACGTGCCCAGTGCATTGAGAGAAAGAGAAGCCTGGATGCAGATTcacaaatgtaatgtacattcAAATATTCTGGCATGGGGCTGGGCATGGTCAACTAGAAGGAAGATGTAAAAGACAACCGTTTCACAGATCATGTCAAAGTGATGTGTTTCTACACACCCAGTTTTAGTGGCCAATCTGATTGTAAATGATGATAGTGGCTGTCTCTCGCACTGACCTTAAAGTTAACATGACCATCTGTGAGAAGGGGTCCTTCCACCTCGATAATTGGCGTTTCTTGATCTCGGCCAAGTAGCTGAAAGGCCGTTTCGCTAACACACTTGTCAGCTACGACACCCGTCTCGGGTGGATTGAGCACTTTGGCCAGAGTGTCAAAGGCActgcgccaaaaaaaaaaaaaaaacaggaaggttTAACGATAAGAAGTCGAATCAGATCAATCAAAACAAATAGTGGTGCTTTATCAACTGACCGAGTAATCTCtgtcgtgttttttttcacatatgtGCAATCTGGTGAATCTCCATTTTTCAAGTTCTGTTTCAGTGAATCGCTCAGGTTGGCCAGTGAGGTCACCACATTTGCGAGTGTCCCAAGGTCACTTTGACCAGACTCCATCTAAAGAAAACCACAGGTTTCAAAATTAAGGCAAGATTTCATTTTGTCAACTTCAGAATGTTTgctaaaattaaatgaaaatttcTCCCGATCTTTCACTGAATAGAAAtaactattgtttttaaatttgaataaagCTGTAAGCGGtaataaaaaaagatcaaatatcAACtacaaatgtttatattttcccccaaaaacaaacaattaggaaaaaaactatcaaatttGTGGAGTTTTTACAGGCTAACTGCCTGTCATGTCGCcactaaaatatttgtttctctAGTTCTTGTTCAAATTAACTTTGAAGTTCCAcactgtttttttgtaaatcggTGGTCTTGAATCATGGTAGCTTTGTAGGATGCGCCAATATTTATCAATTCGCAGAgcttgattttttatttattgtatcaGGGCTGATTAATTCATAGTGGACAATTATTTACGTGTAGGTTACTAGTTAGCAAGTAGATGCCATGCGGGCTCTTCATCACAgccttttaaagcaaaaaatatataaaaagaataaaaatacagtGGTTATGTTGGCGTCCTAAACAATTCATCTACTATACAATAgtaataaatagtaatatagTCATTAATAATCAATTTGGTTGCGATTCAATTCAATAGCCTAATTCCAATACAGTGAATGGAAAGAGATGTACCTTTGAGTCAGTTGTTAACAGAAGTGTTCCATCACTATGCATGACAGGCTGCTGTATATTCACAAGCATCCCCTGGTCCAGCAAACTGGATCTGCACACCAAATACACTCCATAGAACGTCAACATGCAAAGTCCCACAACGAGGATATGATGCTAACTAACCTGGAGCCGTCAGTCTCTGTGTCAGAGACGAAAGTTGGCGTAGCGATGAGTGGACTGTTAATGTCCTTGCGGATGTAAATCTTTTGGGTAGAGGGGGCGCAGTTGATATGTTTCTCTCTGGGAACAACATCGGCAGGCTTCCTTTCACTCTGAACAGctgggataaaaaaatatacaaataaaaatattttctataccCCTCATGACCTTTCTTCAGATTTGCAAATACAGTAGGTGCTGCCAATTTTGAGGCAAAAGTCATAGCAGTTATCTCAACAGATGACCTACGATGACTTCTTAACTACAGAAGGATAGTTTCATTGTTGGATATAGATTGGAGTGCCTGGGTAAAGTACAGCGTGAGAACGAAAAAGCAGATGGGAAAACAGCAAATGCTTGGACTGAAAACAATGTGGCCAAATTAATTGTGATGTACGGCCCATACAACATCTACAATGCTGACGACGtgggttttctttttccatGCACTGCCTGACTCGACGtatattgaaaaaatgtgtgtatacatatacatataaatataaaggtatatatacgtatatatatatatatatatatatatatatatatatatatatatatatatatatatatatatatatatatatatatatatatatatatatatatatatatatatatatatatatatatatatatatatatatatatatatatatatatatatatatatatatatattatatatataaataataaggcttttattttagaGCTGTGGAGTAAACTAGCACCATAATATGAAACTGAATTATTGACTCACAGTCAGTCTTCATTCCCATGTTAAGGCATTTCTTCAAGCGACAGAACTGGCAGCGGTTGCGGTGGTGCTTGTTGATGACGCAGTCCTGCTTACTGCGACAGCTGTAGGTCAGGTTTTTCCTCACACTCCGCTTAAAGAAGCCTTTACAACCCTCACAACTCATCGCCCCATAGTGACGGCCTaaacacaaatgacaacaatgaGTTTATGTCTGTCTGAAATTTACACAAGCCAATAGAATACATGATATACAATTCCAGTGTCTAAACAAAACACCTGAAGCCTTGTCCCCACACACCACGCAATACTCCACTGTCTGTGGCCGGCTGAGGTCGCCTGATTGGCCGAGCAACTGCTCCATCGACAGTGGATCTGTGACAATCTGAGAGGAAAAGTAATAGAAGTGGTCATTGATATAATATGGTTCCTCAAATAAAGTTTCAAAAATGAAACATCAGTTGTTAAATCATTTGGTGAAAAAGTGCCTTCTAATTTGATCTTTTCTAAATGCTATTCTTGTCACCTGTATTCTCCCTGGCATCAGGTTGTCTGCAGATGTAAAGATAAGTTGCTTGGTGTTGTGGTTGTCCGGGGAGGTCAATATAACCTTGCCAGCTCCAGAGTTGTCCGCAGTGGTGAGAATGAATTGTTGCTTGGGGGCACTAGAAGTGTTCATGGCAGTCAAAATCTGTATCTTCTGAGCCCTATGTTGATCAGTTACAATCTGAGGAGTGGGAGTGTGACAGTGAGGCTGACATAattatacatcaataaaaaaataagtcaaaaaagACGGTACCTGTATCTGCTGTGATGTTGCTGGCGCGTCAATAGTTGCAACCTGATCCTGTGGAGGCGATTCACTTATCGCCGAGTCTGTTGGGGACAATGACACCTACAATTTGAAAGACATTATACCACACGGAATGCTCATCAAGTagctaaaataaagaaaacaaagccACATAGCAAAAGTAAAGAAAACTAAGTTAATGCCTTGATTACACAGAAGATTGTCGGGCATTTTTTCAAGAAACAGATCTAAAATTGGagcaaaaaacttaaaaaagaaaaaaatgcatggaataGAGCACACTACAAGCCACACTCACCTCTGCCTCATCCTCATAGTCCGCTTTCTGCTGAGAGAGCAAATTCAGGTTGGCTGTCATGATGATGTAAGGTCATTAGTGGGAACTGTTTGGAACAATGTAAGGTGCTTGATTATTCAACAACAAAGCTGCAACAAAATATATGATGCATTAGTTGGCTGGTCACCCATTGAGGGtactcatagttggctgggataggcttttaTTACTTTGCTTAAGAATggatttattaatatatatatataaaatatacagcccggtggcgtgagtggttagtgcctcAGAGCTCTAATTAATACATATGATAAGAGACCATCTCATCTTACctaattttctaaaccgctttatcctcgatagggtcgcggtgggtgctggagcctatcccagctgacttcgggccagaggcgaggggcaccctcaattggtggccagccaatcacagggtacaagaagacaaacaaccattcacgttgaCAATCATATGtaggggccatttagagtgtcaaatcagtctaccatgcatgtcattggaatgtgggaggtacccagagaaaacccacagaggcccagggagaacaaacaaactccacacaggtggaccgacctggatttgaacctaggtctcCCACTGAGGACGACCACTCACC is from Stigmatopora nigra isolate UIUO_SnigA chromosome 1, RoL_Snig_1.1, whole genome shotgun sequence and encodes:
- the nr2c2 gene encoding nuclear receptor subfamily 2 group C member 2 isoform X2 → MNTSSAPKQQFILTTADNSGAGKVILTSPDNHNTKQLIFTSADNLMPGRIQIVTDPLSMEQLLGQSGDLSRPQTVEYCVVCGDKASGRHYGAMSCEGCKGFFKRSVRKNLTYSCRSKQDCVINKHHRNRCQFCRLKKCLNMGMKTDSVQSERKPADVVPREKHINCAPSTQKIYIRKDINSPLIATPTFVSDTETDGSRSSLLDQGMLVNIQQPVMHSDGTLLLTTDSKMESGQSDLGTLANVVTSLANLSDSLKQNLKNGDSPDCTYVKKNTTEITRAFDTLAKVLNPPETGVVADKCVSETAFQLLGRDQETPIIEVEGPLLTDGHVNFKLTMPSPMPEYLNVHYICESASRLLFLSMHWARSIPAFLALGQEENTGLVRACWNELFTLGLAQCAHVMNLSTILTAIVNHLQSSIQDDKLSGERVKQVMEHIWKFQEFCNSMTRLETDSYEYAYLKAIVLFSPDHPGVDCGGQVEKFQEKALMELQDYVQKTYPDDTYRLTRILTRLPALRLMNSNITEELFFTGLIGNVSIDSIIPYILKMETAEYSSQDSDPTE
- the nr2c2 gene encoding nuclear receptor subfamily 2 group C member 2 isoform X1; its protein translation is MTANLNLLSQQKADYEDEAEVSLSPTDSAISESPPQDQVATIDAPATSQQIQIVTDQHRAQKIQILTAMNTSSAPKQQFILTTADNSGAGKVILTSPDNHNTKQLIFTSADNLMPGRIQIVTDPLSMEQLLGQSGDLSRPQTVEYCVVCGDKASGRHYGAMSCEGCKGFFKRSVRKNLTYSCRSKQDCVINKHHRNRCQFCRLKKCLNMGMKTDSVQSERKPADVVPREKHINCAPSTQKIYIRKDINSPLIATPTFVSDTETDGSRSSLLDQGMLVNIQQPVMHSDGTLLLTTDSKMESGQSDLGTLANVVTSLANLSDSLKQNLKNGDSPDCTYVKKNTTEITRAFDTLAKVLNPPETGVVADKCVSETAFQLLGRDQETPIIEVEGPLLTDGHVNFKLTMPSPMPEYLNVHYICESASRLLFLSMHWARSIPAFLALGQEENTGLVRACWNELFTLGLAQCAHVMNLSTILTAIVNHLQSSIQDDKLSGERVKQVMEHIWKFQEFCNSMTRLETDSYEYAYLKAIVLFSPDHPGVDCGGQVEKFQEKALMELQDYVQKTYPDDTYRLTRILTRLPALRLMNSNITEELFFTGLIGNVSIDSIIPYILKMETAEYSSQDSDPTE